In Thermus hydrothermalis, the DNA window GTACGCTTGAAGGAGCGGGGTGAGGGAGGAGAAGAAGCGGTTTTTGTTGCGCCTGGACCCAAGGCTCTACCGGGTCCTGGAGAAGTGGGCCCAGGACGAGCTTAGGAGCGTGAACGCCCAGATAGAGTATCTCCTGAAGGAGGCGGCCAGGCGGGCGGGCAGGTGGAAGGATGAGGATGGAGCCGAAACGGGAAGGGAACCCTAGGCGGTTTTTCCTCGGGCTTTTGGCCTTGGCCCTCCTCCTCCACGCCCTGGCCCTCTTCCTCATGGCCCAAGAGGACCCGGAGGGCCTGCCCCTTTTGGCGGCGCTCCTCCTTTTAGAGTTTTCCCTGACGGCGGCCCTCCTCTATGCGGTTTCCCGCCTTCCGGAACGCTTGTACTACGAGCTAGACGGGAACACGCTCACGGTGCACCTCCCCTTTGGACGGCGGGTGGTCCACCGGGCCCAGGTGGAGGCGGTGCGCCCCTTGGCCTACGCCCTCCCCTGGTGGGCCTGGAAGGGAGAAGCGGCCATGCCCGGCTACCACCGGAGGAGGCTCCGCCTGGAGGGGCGCCCGGTGGAGGCCCTGGTGGGGGCGAGGCGGGGGGAAGGGGTCCTCCTCCTCCTGAAGGACGGGAAAGGGCTTTTGCTAAACCCCTTGGACCCCACGCCCCTCCTTTCCTGGAAGGCGCCATGAAGGCCCTCTACTGGACCTACGGGCTTTCCTGGGGGCTTTTCCTCGCCTACTACCTCCTTGGGGGTAGGTGGGGGCCTTCTTGGGAAAAGGCCCTCTTCGGCCTTCTCTATATGTGGGTCCCCGGACTGGTGGCCCTTTGCTTCGCCCGAAGGGAAGGCCTGAGGCTTCCCCTCTCCCTGAGGCCCAACCGGTACTGGCTTTTCGCCTGGCTTTTCCCCGTGGGCCTCACCCTCCTCTCCCTCCCCCTAAGCCTTCCCTTCGGGGCCTGGCGGGGCCTGGGAAGCCTAGCCCCAGGGCTTCCCGAAGGGGCCCTCTGGGCCATGGCCCTCCTCCAAGGGCTCTTGGCCGGGGCCACGGTGAACCTCCTCGCCGCCTTGGGGGAGGAGCTCTTTTGGCGGGGCTACCTTTGGGAAAGGCTCCGGGAGCGGGGCTTTTGGCCGGCCACGCTGGAAATCGGCTTCTACTGGGGGCTTTGGCACGCTCCCCTCGTCCTCGCCGGGCACAACTACCCCAAGGAGCCCCTCCTGGGCGTGCCCGCCATGATCCTCTTCGCCCTCCTCCTCACCCCCGCCCTCCTCTGGGTGCGGGAAAAGGGGGGCCTCTTGGCGGCGGCCCTCCTCCACGGCACGCTCAACGCCGTGGCGGGGCTTTCCTTGGTGGCGGTGGAGAGGACGCACGACCTCCTCATCGGGGTGGTGGGGCTCCCGGGGTTCTTTCTCATGGCCCTCTTCAACCTCTGGCTCCGGAGGCGGGTATAGTCAGGGGGATGCGCTTCCTGGTGCTCACGGGGCTTTCTGGGGCGGGGAAGACCACGGCCAAGGGGTTTTTGGAGGACCTCGGCTACTTCATGGTGGACAACCTCCCCCCAAGCCTCTGGAAGCCCCTTCTAGAGGAGCTCGCCGCTAGGGGGATAGAACGGGCCGGGGTGGTGCTGGACGCCCGGGCCCTGCCCTTCTTCGCCGAGTTGGAGGAGGCCTTGGCCGAGCTTAAGCCGGTGGTGGTTTTCCTCGAGGCCCGCCCCGAGGTGCTCCTGAGGCGCTACAACCTCACCCGCCGCCTCCACCCCTTGGGGGCGGGGAACCTCATGCGGGAGATAGAGGAGGAAAGGAAGGCCCTAGGAAGCCTAAGGGCTCAGGCCCACCTGGTCCTGGACACCTCCGAGTTCTCCCCCCGGGCGCTCAAGGAGGCCCTGGTGCGCTTTTTGGGCGAGGAGGCGGGCTTTACCCTGCGCCTCCTCTCCTTCGGCTTTAAATGGGGGCCGCCCCAGGAGGCGGATTTGGTCCTGGACGTGCGCCCCTTCCCCAACCCCCACTACGACCCCATCCTCAAGCCCAAAAGCGGCCTGGACCCCGAGGTGAAGGCTTATGTCTTCCGGGAGGACCTGGAGGCCTATTACCGCGCCCTCCTCACCGTGGCAGGCCTGGCGGCGGAAGGGGCGAAGGCGGAGGGGCGGGCCTTTTACACCGTGGCCGTGGGGTGCACAGGGGGGCGGCACCGGAGCGTGGCGGTGGCGGAGAGGCTAGCGGAGGAGCTTTCGGGCCGCTTTCGCGTGGAGGTGACCCACCGGGATGTGGAGAAGGAGGCTTAGCCCCCCCTCCCTGCGCTGGCTTTACCCGGGGATGCGGGTGAAGCGCTTCGCCCTCCTCGCCCTCCTCGGGGTCTTCCTCTTCGGGCTTGGGCTTTCCGAGCTCCTGCCCTCCTGGGGCCTAGAGGGCCCCTGGCCCTGGGGCCTCCTCCTCGGGGGGCTCTTCCTCGGCGTCCTGGGGGTTTGGGCCATGAACCGGAGCATGCTCTCCGCCTTCACCGAGCCCGAGGAGGTGCCGGAAAGGGTCTACGTGCGCCGCAGGCTGGAACAGGGCCCCAAGGTGGTGGCCTTTGGCGGGGGCACGGGGCTATCCCGCATCCTAAGAGGCCTCAAGGAGCACACCGCCCGCACCACCGCCCTCGTGGCGGTGACGGACGACGGGGGGTCCACGGGACGGCTCCGCCTCTCCTATGGCCTGCCGGCGGTGGGGGACCTGGTGGACTGCCTCGCCGCCCTTTCCGACCACCCCGCCCTCCCCGAGCTCCTCGCCCACCGGTTTGACCGGGGGGAGCTTAGGGGGCACACCTTCGGCAACCTCTTCCTGGTGACCCTCTTTGAGGTGGCGGGGGACTTCGCCGAGGCGGTGCGGGAGGCCAACGCCATCCTGAACCTTAGGGGCCAGGTCCTCCCCGCCACCCCCGAGGCGGTGCGCTTAAGGGCGCGCTTCCAGGACGGGGCGGAGGTGGTGGGGGAGGTGGCCATCCGGGAAAGGCGGGGGCGGATCCGGGAGGTCTTCCTGGAGCCCGAGCCGGAGGAGGCGATGCCGGAGGCCCTCGAGGCCATCGCCCGGGCGGAGCTTTTAGTTTTGGGCCCAGGAAGCCTGTACACGAGCGTCATCCCAAGCTTCCTCCCCAAGCCCCTAAAGAAGGCGGTCCAGGAGGCCAAGGCCCCCCTCGTCTACGTGGTGAACCTCATGACCGAACCCGGGGAAACGGACGGCTACACCGCCTACGAGCACTACAAGGCGGTGGCCTACCACCTGGGGCGGCGGCCCGAGGTGGTCCTGGTGCACACCGCCCCCATCCCGGAGGAGGTCCTAAGGCGCTACGCTGCGGAGGGCCGCTACCCCGTGGCCTTTGACCCGAGGCCCTTCGCCGCCGATGGGGTGCGGGTCCTCACGGGGGACTTCCGGGAAGAGGGCCCCTTGGCCCAACACGACCCCAAAAAGGTGGTGCGGGCCCTCTTAAGCCTGGTATAAAGGTGGGCGTGCTTTTCCTCTACCAAGACCCCTTGGGCGACGACCGGGGCCTTGCCTACCTCTACCCCCGGGCGGCGCTCTTCCAGGAGGCGGGGGAAGGGTATGCGGACCTCCTGGCGGTGGCGGGGGAGGACAGGCAAGGGGAGCTCGTCCTCAAGGTGCGCCTCGCCCGCTACCCCAACCCCCTCGAGGGCCCCCTCGGCTTTAGCCTGGCCACGGTGGTCCTCTGGCTGGATACGGAAGAAGGGGGGGAGGAAACCCTCCTCCCGGGCCTGAACACCCCCCAAGGGGAAGGGTGGGAGGTGGCCTACCTCCTCACGGGCTTCGGGGCGGAAAGGCGCACGCCCAAAGGCGAGCGGGAAGGGGTGCGGGCCTGGCGGGAAGGGGAGTGGGTGGCCTTGAGCGCGGGACTTCCCCCGGGGAAGTACGGCCTTTACGGGGCGGTGGGGCTTTTTGACCCCTTTGCGCCCTGGTACCTGCGGCCCACAAGCCTGGAAGGGGGGGGCTGGACCCTGGCGGCCCCCCCGGGAAGCCCCCCCGTGGTGGACCTCCTGGCGGAAAGGCCCCTGGAGCAGGTGGCGGCCTACCAGACGGGTCTCCTCAAGCCCCTCCGGCCCCAGGGCCTCGCCCTAAGGCGGGAAAGCCTCCTCGCCTTCGGCCTCGGGGGGGTTTCCCTCCTCCTCGCCTTTCTCCTCCGGCGGCGCTAAAGGGGGCGGAGGTCCTCCAGAAGGAGCCACCCCACCCCGGGGGGGAGGGCCTCCAGGTGGGCCGCCAGGGCCTGGGCCGCCTCCTCCGCCAAAGGCTTCAGGGCCTCCGGGGGTTCCTCCGTGAGGAGGAGAAGGGTGAGCTGGTAGAAGCGCTGGGTGTGGGTGGGGGTGCCGTCCTCAAAGAAAGGGGTGGGGGGCGGAACCTCGTCCAGGAGGAGCCTCGCTCCCAGGACCTCCCCCGGGAGGAGGGCCTTCAGGTCCCAGGAGGCCTCCTTGGGGTGCCAGAGGTACCCTTGGAAAAGCCGCACCGCCTGCACAGGCTAATCGTAAAGGTAAACGCGGGGGAGCCTCCGGGAGAGGTGGACCGCCACCTCGTAGGGGATGGTGCCCCGGGCCTCGGCCCAGGCCAGGAGCCCCGTGGGGCCGAAGTCGGCGGAGAGCACCTCAAAGACCGCCTCGAGGCCCACGGGGCT includes these proteins:
- a CDS encoding DUF3208 family protein produces the protein MQAVRLFQGYLWHPKEASWDLKALLPGEVLGARLLLDEVPPPTPFFEDGTPTHTQRFYQLTLLLLTEEPPEALKPLAEEAAQALAAHLEALPPGVGWLLLEDLRPL
- a CDS encoding CPBP family intramembrane glutamic endopeptidase; the protein is MKALYWTYGLSWGLFLAYYLLGGRWGPSWEKALFGLLYMWVPGLVALCFARREGLRLPLSLRPNRYWLFAWLFPVGLTLLSLPLSLPFGAWRGLGSLAPGLPEGALWAMALLQGLLAGATVNLLAALGEELFWRGYLWERLRERGFWPATLEIGFYWGLWHAPLVLAGHNYPKEPLLGVPAMILFALLLTPALLWVREKGGLLAAALLHGTLNAVAGLSLVAVERTHDLLIGVVGLPGFFLMALFNLWLRRRV
- a CDS encoding glucodextranase DOMON-like domain-containing protein, giving the protein MLFLYQDPLGDDRGLAYLYPRAALFQEAGEGYADLLAVAGEDRQGELVLKVRLARYPNPLEGPLGFSLATVVLWLDTEEGGEETLLPGLNTPQGEGWEVAYLLTGFGAERRTPKGEREGVRAWREGEWVALSAGLPPGKYGLYGAVGLFDPFAPWYLRPTSLEGGGWTLAAPPGSPPVVDLLAERPLEQVAAYQTGLLKPLRPQGLALRRESLLAFGLGGVSLLLAFLLRRR
- a CDS encoding gluconeogenesis factor YvcK family protein, yielding MWRRRLSPPSLRWLYPGMRVKRFALLALLGVFLFGLGLSELLPSWGLEGPWPWGLLLGGLFLGVLGVWAMNRSMLSAFTEPEEVPERVYVRRRLEQGPKVVAFGGGTGLSRILRGLKEHTARTTALVAVTDDGGSTGRLRLSYGLPAVGDLVDCLAALSDHPALPELLAHRFDRGELRGHTFGNLFLVTLFEVAGDFAEAVREANAILNLRGQVLPATPEAVRLRARFQDGAEVVGEVAIRERRGRIREVFLEPEPEEAMPEALEAIARAELLVLGPGSLYTSVIPSFLPKPLKKAVQEAKAPLVYVVNLMTEPGETDGYTAYEHYKAVAYHLGRRPEVVLVHTAPIPEEVLRRYAAEGRYPVAFDPRPFAADGVRVLTGDFREEGPLAQHDPKKVVRALLSLV
- the rapZ gene encoding RNase adapter RapZ, with the protein product MRFLVLTGLSGAGKTTAKGFLEDLGYFMVDNLPPSLWKPLLEELAARGIERAGVVLDARALPFFAELEEALAELKPVVVFLEARPEVLLRRYNLTRRLHPLGAGNLMREIEEERKALGSLRAQAHLVLDTSEFSPRALKEALVRFLGEEAGFTLRLLSFGFKWGPPQEADLVLDVRPFPNPHYDPILKPKSGLDPEVKAYVFREDLEAYYRALLTVAGLAAEGAKAEGRAFYTVAVGCTGGRHRSVAVAERLAEELSGRFRVEVTHRDVEKEA